CCTAAAAAGAAACGGGTGTTTACCAACCACAACAAGGGTTCCGGCAAAAACTCCAGAAAATACCCCCGGATGCAGGCTAAATCGGCGGCTACCGAAAAGATAAACAACACATAAAATAAATAAGCTTTATCGCGCAGCGAAAAGTAAACGAATAAGTTGTACATCATCAGCGCGAATAGCAAACCAAAGTAAATGCCGTTTACCAAATCTACACGGTGGTTAGCTTCGTAGAGTGCCGGCATGGTGGCAATTCGCAATGGAAACCGCAAAATGCTCCGGCTCCGAAACCGCACGTAAAAAGTACGCTCGGCATTGGTCGGCAAATGTAAAGGCAAAATCAGCCGGTTGGTTTTAATGGTCCGGTCCTGAAAAGAGCGTCCTGCTCCCGTCTGAATTAATTCAAATTCACCATTGGCTTTTTGGTGGTACAAGTCTACTTCGTGTAAGAACGAGCTGCCAATTTCTAAGTACCATTTAGTTTCCTGACTGGCATTACGTACCCGAAACCAACACCACACCGCCGAAGAAGATGGGCCATACACGGGTGCTTCCTGCTGGCTTTTTTTAAATTTTTGATTTTGCTGCCGAATTTGGTCAAAGGTTAAACTGCCCGAAGCATCTTCGAACAAGTACACGGCGCTGCCAATATCATAAGTATTTGGTTTGTTCTGCAAAGTAATAATTGGATCGGCGGCAACGCAGGCAGGTAAGCTTACTAAGTATAAAACCCAACTCAGCCCCAAAACCAAGCCCACTCTGGTAAATCGCGGCATATACAAAATTTTAAAAAAGCGAGATAAAGCTTTCATGTATATAAGTAAAATCTAGATAACTGCAGCTACCAACCATGCTGCTAAAGCCGGCCTTTACTCATCCGGTATTTTAAAAATTTAAATAATAACTACCGAATTAATGTGCAACCTGCCGGAAAGTTGAACCGGATCTTTTTACTTTTATTTATCCGGCAGAAAGTTAAAAATTTGATTTTCAAAGAATTAATATCTTTTAAAAGAGCCGCAATTTTGTGTTTGGGGCCTTGAAAATAGAAAATTTTAAAATATGAGCAGTACTACCTAAATAATTAAGTAGTAACACTTATTCACTTCGGAGGGGTGTGCTATTACCTTTGTCATATCAAGAACAACTAATAAAAAATTACAAGCTAAAATTAATACCAATCAAATTCTAACCTAAACCAATTTAACAACCACCTAACCTCAAAATTTAAACAATTATGAAAAAAATCTCCGTACTCCTGTTCTGTTTAGTAGCATTATTTACTTTCTCGCAAGCCCAGGCGCAAACGCCCGTTAAAAATAAATACCTGAACGCCGGTATTGGTTTGGCGGCTTATACCGCAGGTGGCGTACCCATTGGCGCTTCGTTGGAAGTAGATTACAAAAACAACATCTCGATTGGTGGCTTTGTGGATTATGCCCGCTACGGCTACAAAGCGGCCGGTTACCGCTGGAACTATAACTTTCTTTATTTTGGTGCCCGGGGCTCTTACCACTTAGGCGAATTAATGAAAGATTTAGACATTAACGACAGCAAATTTGACCCGTACGTAGGCGCTTCGTTAGGGGTAAGAACAGCTTGGTACAGCGATAACGACGAGTACGATAATGATTTTAATAGCCCTTACAACAGTGGCTTATTTTTAGGTATTCACGTGGGTAGCCGCTACATGTTCTCCGAAAAATTAGGCGGTTTTGCCGAAGTAGGTTACGGCGTATCGGCTTTACGTTTGGGAATTACCGCCAAGTTCTAATCCTTTAAACATCAGCCATTAGTCAAAATAAAACTTTTAAAATTTCTTTTGCAACTCCATCCTTCACCCACATCAATTAATCCAATCTAAAACCATGAAAACTTTATTTAATTTAAAATTAGTTGCTTTTATTCTGTCAATAGGTTTGTTCGCCACTTCTTGCAAAGAAGATGATGACCCCGGAGCAGCGCCTAATACCAACGGCAACACCGAGTACAATGGCCAAAAGTACACCATTAAAAACGGGTACTATGCCGTAGGCGACGGCATTAAATTGTACGGCAATGCCAATACCCACCACCTCGACTTTTTATTTATAACTGATGGTACGCCGCAGTTTTCGAATGATGGCGATATAACCAGTATGAAAGATGGGAAGATTGCTATTTTAGGAGCTACTATCTCCCCGGACGGAAATAGCTTTAAGCCCGGCACTTTTGAATACAACGACTTGGCCGCTGACGTAAATTTAACCCCGGCGCAAATTGAAGCCAAATACAAAAATAAAGCTTTCTTCTACGAGTCGATTGTGCGGATAGACACCGATGGTGATAATAACTGGCAAGAAGAAGCCGATATTAAAATTACCGGCGGCACCATTAAAGTAACTGGTGCTTTACCAGCCATAACCACCGAGTACAACCTTAATTTAGAAAATGGTAAAACCATAAAAGGCAACTTTGGAGGTACTTTCAACAAATTAAACTTAGACCTGGATTTAGACGAAGATGGCGAATAATACCGCCCGTTTTATCCGGAGTTAATCAGAAGCAAAAACTTCCAATTTTCAGAAATTGAATCAGAACAAATAATCTAATCCAACCAAAACGCCCTGTTTGCTTTTAGCGGCAAACAGGGCGTTTTTTTTTTAAAATTTTAAATTTTGGTGACAGCGCTTACTAAGAAGCTGTTTCGTATTCCAGCCAATTAGCACATTATGGTGCAAATTTACTTACCTGACTTGCTTTGCTGCCACCTTAAGCTGGCGGGCTAAAGCTCCAATTAAATCGGATAATAAAGGCAAAACAGTTTCCAAATAACCAGCATAATCTCCCCCACCCCGACTTTCCTGCTTATTTACTCGCAAAGTAAATCCAATCGAGGTTAAACTAATTTTGGTTTAGCTGCTTGGGGTTGATAAAGGTAAAATGGTAAATAAGCGCATACAGGTTGTGAGAAAAGAGACGAGCAAGGATTGATTAATATAAATTTTTTTCAACTAGCCCTATTAGCCCTTGCTTTAGCTTCCGATGGATTTTGTTATTATTCTTAATGCTATTTCGGATTCTCCAAAAGAGATTTAAAAACAAAATTTTTTAAAATTTTACGATTTTGGCCAGTGTGTTTCGATGCCTTGCGAGCGAATTGTTTTTTGAAACTCCTGCAGTAAGTTGAGTTTTTCGCGAACAGCGCGGGGAATCACTTTTTTTTGTAAAGCAAAAGCCGTTAACATGCCTACGGCTTCGCCAATACTCCACTCTACCGGGTGCAGCCGGTAACAGCCATTGGTAATATGCGTGGTACCGATATTTTTGTTGGCGGGCAACAGGTTTTCCATGCGTTGGGGCAACAAGGCGCCCAAGGGAATTTGAAAAGGCAAGGAAGCAAAATCGATGTAGTTATCGCCCTGGCTGCTGGGGTGCAAATCAATGTGGTAATAGCCAATACCAACGCTGTCGTAAAAATTGGCGGCAAGTTTATTTTCTTTTTGGCCGGTGACTAAAGCGCGGTTTTCGGCACCCACGTGTTCTTCCAGCACGGTAAACAGCGCTTTAATGCGCCGCGATTCCCGAATGTACGGGTACTTAGCTAAACCATCCGAAGTGCCCAATAAATCACCGCGCAGCCGTAAGCCCGGCCAGCCTTGCCCGCCGTCCGGGCGGGGAGCTTCGGTTTGCAGCCAGTAAAAAAGCGACAAACTTAATTGTTTGGCTCGTTGCACTTGTTTATCAAAATCTGCGGAAGTGCCACCTATCAGGTTACCCAGAAAATAATCGTTTTGGGGCCAGTTTAAGATGCTGCTATCGCCGGCATACGTACCCGGAACAAAGTTATTTTTAAAAATAATGCGCCGGTAGTTCCATAAATTAAGCATTTGGCCGGTAGCAATTCCTTCCGGGTGAAAGCCCAAAGCTTTGGGCTTTAAAGTTTTCGGATCGGAATAATTTAAATCCAGCAAACGGCCACTCCAAGGCGAATGCATCTCGGGCTGGAAGTTGCGCCAGAAGTTGTATTCGGCGGGTTTATCTATCAGGTTGTTAGAATTGGGAACATAATCCATGGCCAGGCACATGGTAAAAGCTTGCTGGTTCTCCGGATTAGCTTTTTCCGGGGCGTGCAGTTCCCGGGTTTCCCTCCGTGATTCGGTGCCCGTAACGAATTCTGTTTTGGTTAAAGGCAGCAGATCACCCAACTCGGTAGCATCTACAAAATAAGGCGCTATTAACGTTAGCTCGCGGTTTTCCCGTAAATTCTGCGCTTGCAAAGCTTTTACTTTATGCTGGCTTACTTCGGCCCTACTGATTTTATGCTCTAACAACAGAGTTAGTTTTTGATTGCTTAGGTATGGGGCAAAAAGCTGATACAAAGCCGCTAAAGCTACCCGGGGCTCATGCGCCAACCGCGATACGGAACCTTCGCCGGGATTTAAGAATTTTTGTGATTTAGCTTCGGTGGTTAAGGGGTAATGTTGTTGGTAATACTCCCGGATAGCCGTCCGGAAATCGCGGTAAAGTTGGGTGGCCCCGTGGGTTTCAATCCAGGGGTGCTCATCCGGAGGTACGCCTTGCTGGGTTAGCTGCCCGCCAATCCAATCGGTTTCTTCAGTTAAAATTACGCTTAAGCCATTGCGTAAAGCAGCTAAGGCCGCTGCACAACCGCCTAAGCCGCCGCCAGCAATTACTACATCGGCCCTCAGTTCCCGCGCAGCTAAAAGGTTAGCCTTTGTTTTAGCAGGTAATACTAATCCGCTACTGGTTAAAACTACGCTACTGCCTAGAGTTACATATTGCAAAAAATTACGCCGGTTCATTCTTGGTTTTTAAAATAAGTAGCAGTAAAAATGCTTAACACAACTTGTATATTTACTTCATATCACTAAACATAAAACATTGTATTAATGCAACTTAAATACTATATCATAGATTGAAATTTAAAAATTTAAATTTAAAAGGTATTGATTCAAGAAGTACTTCTCCTGGTCTTATAAAAGCAAAATGCCTCCCGAATAACCGGAGGCATTTTGCTTTTGCTGATGTATTTTATTTTAAAATTCTGATCAAACCTCTTAAAAGTTACAAATAAAAATCACATCAATTTTAAAAATTAAGCGTCCCAGGTCATCATTTTACCCCGGTCTTCATTTTTCAAGCACTCGTCTAAAGTCTTTTTATCGTACTCTAAACCGTATTGCTTCAGCACGTCTTCCGGTACGCCATCCCAAGCGTTGGGTTGATTGCCTTTGTATTCAATATCTTCGATGCCGATTTTGCTGGAGAAAAAGCCGGTAGCGGTAAGGTTACGCATTTGATTAAAGAAGGCTACACCTTGCGCATTTTCTTTAGCTGCTTTATCCGGATAAGCAATTAAATCAACTAATTGAATTTGCTGCTCTTTACTGGCATCGCGGAAAGGCTTTTCGAACATTTTATTTGATTTGATGTCCAGCCAACGCAAGCCGCCGCGCAAAGGTGTTTGGTAGCTGGGTTGGTCTTTGGCCATAAACTCGATAAACTCCGGCACTTTCGCATCCGAAGCGCTCCCCGACCGGTCGTCGGCCGGAATGATAATATCGCTCAGTATGGTTATGGTGGCCATTTCTTCTTTCGTGAAGAATTGCTCTTTCATGAGCTTGGCGTCGCGTTCTTTTTCTTCCGGCGTGCGGCCGTATAGATCATTTTTCGCTTCGTCTTTTACGTTTTCGGTACTTACCTCATCGGTTTTTTTATCTTTATCGCAACCTACTATTAAGGCACTGGCTCCTAACGAACCAATCGCCAAAAATTTCAGGGATTCTCTTCTGTCCATATTAGCTTACAGTTATAGAAATTTATTTCCAGGTTAGATATTTTGCTTTTTAAGTTGATCCACAATAAACTCAGAGGCCCGCATCGATAAAGCCAAGATCGTCCAGGTTGGGTTTTTATCGGCTTGTGATACAAATGGTCCGCCATCAACCACAAACAGGTTTTTCACTTCGTGGGCCTGGCAGTTTTTGTTAAGCACCGATTTGCTCGGGTTATTTCCCATACGGGTGGTTCCTACTTCGTGAATAATCCGGCCCGGAGCCGCTAAACCGTATTGCTCATCGGCGCCTGGTTTTTTACCATTAGCTACCCCGCCCATGGCATGAATAATTTCTTCGAAAGTATCCTGCATGTGTTTGGCCTGGTTAATTTCCTGGTCGGTCCATTTGTAAGTAAACTTTAATACCGGAATACCATACTTATCTACCACGTTCGGGTCGATTTCGCACTTATTGTATTCACGGGGCACACTTTCGCCGCGGCCAGCAAAACCAACGTTAGAACCGTAAAAACGACGATAATCGTCTTTTAAAGAAGCGCCATATCCACCGGCAGCTTTCATTTTTCCGTCTTTGGTGGGGTACTTGCCGTTCATGTTTTCCATACCAAAACCAAATCCGTAAGATGGCATACCTAAACCACCGCCCAGCTCAATGTGGTAACCACGCGAGAAGTTGATTTTTTTATTGCCTTCGAGCCACCATGGAATATATAAGTGGGCTCCACCAACGCCATCTTCGTTATAACGTTTGCGGTCCATTAATTTAGGAATAAAGGCGCTGCGCGAAGCTCCGGTGGAATCATGCAGGTATTTACCTACTACGCCGCTGGAGTTAGCTAATCCGTTCGGATGGGCGGCCGATTTAGAATTTAATAAAAGGCGAGCCGATTCGCAGGCACTGGCCGCTAATATTACTATTTTACCGTTTACCTGGTACTCCTGCATATCGGTTTTGTCGGTGTATAACACCCCGGTAGCCTGGCCGTTTTTATCGGTTAAAACTTCGCGGGCCATGGCGTTCACGTATAAATCTACGTTACCGGTTTTCCGGGCAGGTTTTACTAATACCGTAGAAGCCGCAAAGTCGGCGTGAACGGAGCAACCCCGGCCGCACTGCGAACAGAAGAAACAAGAACCCCGGTCTTTATTAACCGGCCGGGTTAACATTGATAAACGCGATGGGATAACCGGAATGCCAACGCTATTCGCCGCTTTTTTAATCATTAACTCGTGCAAACGCGGCTTGGGCGGCGGCAAAAAGAAACCATCCGGATCGTTCGGTAAGCCTTCGTTGGTACCAAATACCCCTACCATTTTATCTACCCGGTCGTAGTACGGTTTTAAATCATCGTAGCTAATCGGCCAGTCGTCGCCTAAACCATCAATGCTGCCCCGCTTAAAATCGTGCGGTCCGAAACGTAAAGATATCCGGCCCCAGTGGTTTGTCCGACCCCCGATCATCCGCGACCGGAACCAGTCAAACTCGGTATTGCCTTCGCGGGTATATGGTTCCCCATCAATTTCCCAGCCCCCATAAGCACCATCAAAATCGCCGAAAGCCCGGGTAGTACCGGCTCCACGCCGGGGCGACTGGTACGGCCACTTTAATTGCGTTTGCTGCTCCGGATTAGCCGGGTCGTAATCCGGACCGGCCTCCAGCAAAGCTACTTTAAGACCTGCCTCGGTAAGCGTTTTAGCCGCCATGCCGCCGCCCGCTCCCGAACCTACAATTACTACATCGTATACTACGCCTTTCTTTTTTATTTGAAATGCCATATGGTGGGTTAAAAAATTAGTGAAACAAAGTATCTTTAAATTAAAATATACATAAAAGAAAAGCCCAGCATTAACTGGCTTATTCGATTAAACTACCCGCAACTGCCGCTTACTATTTTCGAACTTTAAAGTAAATATATTCTGCGGTATTTCAACTTACCTTAGGCACAATAGCTTTTATATTTTTAAAAAATCTAAGGGCAGTTAGTACCAGGTTGTTTGTTGCCGTTAACAATAGTATTTAGTTGCTAACTTAACTGATTTATTTTAGTAAGCAATTACCCAAACCGCTAAAATTTTAACCTGTAAAATTTAAATTTTTAAAAAATCAGATTAAATCAAATTTAAATGAGCCCAAGTAGCAGAAAGTTAAATAGTTTAAACCGTTAAAAGTGTAACTTACCGCCAGTAAAAAAGCATTACATCATGACATATTGTTTAGGCATTAAGGTAAAAGAAGGATTAGTGGCCTTGGCCGATACCCGCATTACTGCCGGAACGAATACCACCGTTAAAAGAAAAACCTTTGTTTACCAAAAAGGAAATAACTCTTTGTTTATTATGACGAGTGGCTTGCGCTCCGTAAGAGATAAGGCGGTTTATTATTTTCAGGAACTGCTCGACGAAGGAGCTACGTATAATAAATTGTATAAAGCGGTAAATGCTTTTGGCGAACAAATTAAAAGAGTAGCCGACGAAGACAAAGCTGCTTTAGAAAATGCCGGCTTTAAGTTTAATTTAAATACCATTGTGGGAGGCCAGCTAGCCGATGATCCCGAACACAAACTTTTTTTGCTTTACCCCGAGGGCAACTGGGTAGAACTAGACGAAGGCTCGCCTTAC
The sequence above is a segment of the Adhaeribacter swui genome. Coding sequences within it:
- a CDS encoding porin family protein, with the protein product MKKISVLLFCLVALFTFSQAQAQTPVKNKYLNAGIGLAAYTAGGVPIGASLEVDYKNNISIGGFVDYARYGYKAAGYRWNYNFLYFGARGSYHLGELMKDLDINDSKFDPYVGASLGVRTAWYSDNDEYDNDFNSPYNSGLFLGIHVGSRYMFSEKLGGFAEVGYGVSALRLGITAKF
- a CDS encoding FAD-dependent oxidoreductase — translated: MNRRNFLQYVTLGSSVVLTSSGLVLPAKTKANLLAARELRADVVIAGGGLGGCAAALAALRNGLSVILTEETDWIGGQLTQQGVPPDEHPWIETHGATQLYRDFRTAIREYYQQHYPLTTEAKSQKFLNPGEGSVSRLAHEPRVALAALYQLFAPYLSNQKLTLLLEHKISRAEVSQHKVKALQAQNLRENRELTLIAPYFVDATELGDLLPLTKTEFVTGTESRRETRELHAPEKANPENQQAFTMCLAMDYVPNSNNLIDKPAEYNFWRNFQPEMHSPWSGRLLDLNYSDPKTLKPKALGFHPEGIATGQMLNLWNYRRIIFKNNFVPGTYAGDSSILNWPQNDYFLGNLIGGTSADFDKQVQRAKQLSLSLFYWLQTEAPRPDGGQGWPGLRLRGDLLGTSDGLAKYPYIRESRRIKALFTVLEEHVGAENRALVTGQKENKLAANFYDSVGIGYYHIDLHPSSQGDNYIDFASLPFQIPLGALLPQRMENLLPANKNIGTTHITNGCYRLHPVEWSIGEAVGMLTAFALQKKVIPRAVREKLNLLQEFQKTIRSQGIETHWPKS
- a CDS encoding gluconate 2-dehydrogenase subunit 3 family protein — protein: MDRRESLKFLAIGSLGASALIVGCDKDKKTDEVSTENVKDEAKNDLYGRTPEEKERDAKLMKEQFFTKEEMATITILSDIIIPADDRSGSASDAKVPEFIEFMAKDQPSYQTPLRGGLRWLDIKSNKMFEKPFRDASKEQQIQLVDLIAYPDKAAKENAQGVAFFNQMRNLTATGFFSSKIGIEDIEYKGNQPNAWDGVPEDVLKQYGLEYDKKTLDECLKNEDRGKMMTWDA
- a CDS encoding GMC family oxidoreductase, with the translated sequence MAFQIKKKGVVYDVVIVGSGAGGGMAAKTLTEAGLKVALLEAGPDYDPANPEQQTQLKWPYQSPRRGAGTTRAFGDFDGAYGGWEIDGEPYTREGNTEFDWFRSRMIGGRTNHWGRISLRFGPHDFKRGSIDGLGDDWPISYDDLKPYYDRVDKMVGVFGTNEGLPNDPDGFFLPPPKPRLHELMIKKAANSVGIPVIPSRLSMLTRPVNKDRGSCFFCSQCGRGCSVHADFAASTVLVKPARKTGNVDLYVNAMAREVLTDKNGQATGVLYTDKTDMQEYQVNGKIVILAASACESARLLLNSKSAAHPNGLANSSGVVGKYLHDSTGASRSAFIPKLMDRKRYNEDGVGGAHLYIPWWLEGNKKINFSRGYHIELGGGLGMPSYGFGFGMENMNGKYPTKDGKMKAAGGYGASLKDDYRRFYGSNVGFAGRGESVPREYNKCEIDPNVVDKYGIPVLKFTYKWTDQEINQAKHMQDTFEEIIHAMGGVANGKKPGADEQYGLAAPGRIIHEVGTTRMGNNPSKSVLNKNCQAHEVKNLFVVDGGPFVSQADKNPTWTILALSMRASEFIVDQLKKQNI
- a CDS encoding peptidase encodes the protein MTYCLGIKVKEGLVALADTRITAGTNTTVKRKTFVYQKGNNSLFIMTSGLRSVRDKAVYYFQELLDEGATYNKLYKAVNAFGEQIKRVADEDKAALENAGFKFNLNTIVGGQLADDPEHKLFLLYPEGNWVELDEGSPYVIIGNSGQGKAILNRVLNADCTMKQSLKAGFLSFDSTRVSNNDVDFPIDVILYKKDSYQLAEYRYEQKELSAISELWAEKLKTALDSIPEDWMDSAFNQLPAKS